The genomic stretch TCCATAGTTGGACTGACTTGCGGGCATACTATGACAGCCGTGCTCATCTCCCTCCCAGGGTGCCAAAGACAGGGCCTGGAAAGGGGCATTAAGGTTTTGGCACAGTGATTACAGGAACTACTTGCCCAGACACAAAAGCCGGAAACCCCTCCACCCATCTTCTTCCTCTTGCACCAGCAATCTTGTCTTGCTGTAGTGAAAACACTTCCCCAAGTAGCCTTGGCCACGAGAAGCAGAAAAGGCCTTGTCCAAGACCCCACTTCAGAGTCCAGCCTCCAGCAGAGGGTAGAATGGCAGCCAGTCTAGAGGACCACAGATGGCGCCCTGTGGCCCTTGTGatgcccacccctccctgcctggctCACTCACCTCCCTGCTCCCGGCTGCTGGCACTGCTCCTTGTCCTCTCAGGTGAGTAGGTCTGGGACAGAAGAGGGTCCACCCCTGGCTCATCCTATAAAGGGGCCCCAGCAGGGGCTTGACCCCACCAAgatggagtgggaggagggagatgaGAGCTTTCCTGATCCCAGCAGAGCACAGACCAAGTGTCCAGAGAAGGAGAACTTTGGGGGCAGCACAGGGATCCCAGGCTCGGGGCTCACACTGATGGGCTTCACCTCGGCCACTTGTGTGCCCATGTCAGATGCTCTCCTATAGAGAGCCACTCATGGGCCCTTTCTCTAGAGGTGCTGTGAGTATTAAATATAAGAATGGTGAGCTTCAGCCCAGGatcagctacataatttgcccagcccagtgcaaaatgaaaacaggTCCTTTGtacaaaaattattaagaacTTTATGACAGCAACAGTAGAGCATTAAGGCGAGCATGAGTTCCTTCTAAGCACGAGGCCTCTTGCAGCTCTACAAATCAAACATCCACGAGCCAACAGGGCTGTATAAAATGGGGCTAATTCTAGGACCCACCTCATAACTTTGGAGGATTCAACAAAATAATACCTGTAAATACTTGGCACAATGTAAAGATTTAATAACTGATGGCAATTATTATCATATTCATGTCTTCCCTAAGTCAGCCTAAGGCTGAGTTAGCCTGAGTTTTGGGGCTCCTGGGTACAGCTCAGCCTCTGAGCCCAGAACCCTCTGATCCACCAGACAAGCTGTGTAGCTCTTAGTGGGCTCATTCCATCCCCTGCCCATCTGGGTCTCTGCCCGACACCCTACTGAAATCTAGATTCTGTTCATCATACCTTGGGGCCCCCAGGATGGTCACCCCCAAGAGAAGCCCCTGTGGGGTCCAGGTGTGGAGTCAGACCTGGATGCTCCCTCGCTCACTGGCTGTGACTTGAGGACCCCTTCTCTTCTCCAAGCTGGTTTCCTTGATTATAAAGTGTGAATCATAATTCCTAGTCTCTCATTTCACAAATACTTTTAAGTGTCCACTATGTGTTAGGCAGTAAGCTGGGAAATCATGTATCAAAATGAACTGGGatcaaatatattcaaaatatttttggaaaatgttGATTTCTACCAGGCTTTCAAAAGGGAACCCCTTGACAGGGATCATGAAAACCAGGGTAGGCAGGTGGAAAATGTATGGGAAGGAATCCCAGAGCTGTGGGAAAGGGTTGGTCCAGTTCCACGGACATGGTACAGACAAAGCTCCCAGGGCATTTCCCAAAGTCCACATGACAGCACGGAAGGAGAATCAAAAAGGGGAAAGCGAGAAGGGACATGGAGCCTTATTCCAGGCTCCAGTTTCCTCCCTGCCATTTCGCTTAGTCAGACGTGCCCTAGCTGGTATAAGAATCATGGGACTTCCTGAACCCTCGCCTTCTCCCAGTGCCTCTTCTCCATCAGTTCTCCCTTTCTCATCACACACAGAAGCTTCATCTTCATAAATTTgttaacagctttactgaggtgcAATTGACATACAATGAACTGTACATATTTAAGGAGTACAGTTGACACTTTTTGTGGGCATTGGACATGTTTCACATTTATGAACTTATCGCCCAGATAATCAAGGTGATGAATACATCTAACACTTCCAAAAATTTCCTGGTGATTCAGCCTttccactcctcctcctcctcctcctccccaggcaaCTGCTCATCTGCTTCCTGCCACTATAGATTAGTTTGTGTTTTCTAGACTTTTATACAGCAAACATCATACATCATGTATTCCTCTTTGCGTAGCTTCTTTTACTCATCATAATCATTCTGAGATTGATTCATGTTGTTGCACATGTCAATAGtcacatcttttcatttctatctACTGTGGGGGTAAATTACAGTTTGTTTTACCACTCACCTACTGtcagacatttgggttgcttgcagtttggggctattacataTAAAGcgtctgtgaacatttgtgtaaaaGTCTTTGggtggacatatgctttcatttctcttgggaaaatacctaagaataaaatgAGTAGATCATGTGGTAGGTGATTATTGAACTTTTTAAGACACTGCCaaaatgtcttccaaagtggttgcactatTTTATGTTTTCACCATCAGTGTATGGGGAtggtgtttcccctgcatccttgccaacacttggtatggTCAGTCTTTTCAATTTTCAGTTGTTCTGAAAGCTGtgtagtaatatctcattgtgcttttaatttgcatttctctaatgtgtaataatgttgaacatctttcgtGTGCCTCCTTTTTGATGAAGGTCTGTTCAactcccatttttaaattgtgtttcttATTATTGAATGTTgagaagtctttatattttctggttgCAAACCTTTTTATCAGATGTATGCCTTGCAGAGATTTGCTCCTACCCTGTGGCTTGTCTTGTCATTCTTTCACAAGTGTCTTTTGAGTTCCTTTCAAACAagagttcttaatttttattaatatagccactccagctttcttttgattagtgttaggaTGATATATTTGTCCATCATTCTCCTTTTAACGTATTTGCACATTTCtatttaaagtggatttcttaCAGGCAACGTATAGTTGGATcttacttttttatccagtctgacaATCTCTAACTTACTGAAAGTATTTAGACCatgtacatttaaagtaattttgatATGACTAGGTTTACTGCTAACTTCCTGTTTGGCCTACtggttctttgttcttttttcccctctttttctgtcttcttttggtactttaatattttataaggCTATTTTACCTCCTTTATTAGCTTATTAGCTATAActctttattttgtaatttagTGGTTGCTTTAGGGTTTATAATATATTTCTTTAACTGATCACCATCCACCTTTAAGCGATATCGTACCATTTCACATATAGTGTAAGAACCTTAAGATGGTATATTTCCCTACCCCCCCGCCTTTATTCTATTGCTGTATTAAATTTACTGATATATGCGTTATAAGCCTCACAATAGAGcagtattatattttattatttgggaGCCTAGCTTTTCAGATTTGCTGGATGGGACTAGAGTACTTCTCTCTGGGTTGAATATTCTCTTCTGTAGTCTACCCATTGCCCCATCAGTCATGAGGTTTTCCTGTCCGACAGGTAGGAACTGGCAGtattcccagccctgccctgagcGGCGGGCACAGTTTAGTGCATACATGTGAGGAAGCAGCCTGAGGCCAGGGAAAGGACCACCAGAAAGTATCGAGAGAACAAGATCCGACTGATTCAAATCACTGTGTTTGGGGGTGAGTGTTGCTGAACTTCTTGGAAGTAAGGACACCAAGGACAAACAGAATCCCTAGGATTAAACATGGGGTGTGAACTTGGTCACAAATGTGAGGCAGTTCTTAGTGGCTAGTGACGCATTCTTAGCTGAAGATGGGCAGGAAAAGAATTCAGAATTCCACAGCCCTTCCCCTGATCCTCTTAGAAGGGAATGTTTGCTTCATCTTTCTGCTCCTCCACCTCACTCGAAACTGAGAAACACCATGAGATACTGCACACTTAAGTCTTAGAGTGAGATCGAATTATTCCCAAGGACTGAGGGGAGCACAGATTAAGGGAAACACAGAACACAAAACTGATGAGCCTGTGGTGAGCAGAACTTTGTCACCTGATCTGAGTCCAAATCCTGGTCATGACATCTACTGAATGCACGGTTTCCCTCAGgtttcttcacctctctgagcactAGTTTTCTCTCAAAAATGGAGGACCTCACAGAGTTCTTGGATGGAGTGCCTGTGGTGATGTTCGTAACCCAGGTTGTAGGTGTAGGAGAACTTCCACGGGAGGCCTCGGCCCTCTTTCTCTGAGCCCAGTCTCAGGCCAAACTCAACCGGTCAACCTATCACCAAGCCAGACCCACTTCACAACACATCAACAGGTGTTGTAGTGTGCTGAAGGAGCcacaggaggcaggaagggcctCTACACCGAACATCACAGCACACAAATTTTACATGATACATTTGAAGGTTAAGAGCAGTGACTCCAGAAACAGACTGCAAGGGGTTGGATTGAGGCTCTGTCACCTTCTTTTCAGCTGCTGTGTTcgtctgctagggctgccatgacaagGCACCACAGGCTACggttttaaacaacagaaatttatttttcacaattctggaggcctgAGGTCCAAGatgaagatgcgtggagttggtttcttctgaggctgtctcgttggcttgcagatggctgtcctctctccatgttttcaCATGGtttccctctgtgtgtctgtcctaatctcctcttcatATAGGGACACCAGTTATATCGGGTTAGGACCTACCTGGGTGACCTCATTTTAGCTTAATCACTTAtttaaagaccttatctccaatgcaatcacattctgaggtaacaggggttaggacttcaatctATGAATGTGGGAGGGAGGCACAGTTCAGCCCAATAGACAGTAATCCTGGGAAAGTTACCCAACCTTCCTGGGATCTCAAAATCTTCTGCTGTGCGATGGGGATGATGCTGCCCAGCTCAAAAGAGTGTTGGTGGAATAAACAAGACCtgctgtgcctggcacatggtgagcTCTCAAGCGCCACCTATTACTCATAAGTTCTCCGTTCAATAgctctgtgctctctctctctccagccagCTGCCTCATCTCCTCTTTTACTCCGCTTTCCACCAGGACCCTTCCAGTGTTCTGAGCACCTGTTCTCAGCCAGCTAACAGCTGGTTTATGTTAAGCTTGCCTCTTAGGGCTCCAAGTCCCTCCCGCCCAGCAAGAGACCTTTCTTCCTCTGTTGCAGGACCTTCTGAGCAGAGCAACGGGGATGAGTGGCAGGTGCTGCAGCCCGAGGGCCCCATGCTAGTGGCAGAAGGTGAGACCCTCCTGCTTAGGTGTGCAGTAGTCGGATCCTGCACCGACGACATGATAAAATGGATCAAGGTGAGCAATCAGGACCAACAGGAAATTTATAACTTCAAACATGACCTCTTCCCCGGAGTGACGCCCATGACCCAGAAGACACTGGAACCACTTAACTGCGACTATTCCATCTATATCCACAAAGTCACCAGCGAGCATGCTGGAACCTACCACTGTGTGAGGTTTGATAGCTTGAGTGAGCACTCAGAAAGGAAGCTGGGTGAGGGCACCTCAGTGCTTGTGAAGGGTGAGTATCAGGTCCTGCAGGTCATTGCATTCTGTTCTGCCTCCCAGTATCAGCCACCCTTATCCACAGTCATGCGGTACACACAAAATCTCAGTGGCACACAGCAACTAGTATACCTCACTCACGTTTGCAGGCAGCTGGGGTGGTTCTGTTCTACATGTCTCATTCCAGGGCCCAGACTGGCCAGAGTACATATTTCTCGTGGAGATGGCAGAAGCACAAGAGGGCAAGTCCCAACCCCCACAGCACATTTCAAGCTTCTGCTTATATAATGTCTGCTAACAGTCCATCCAttgaagcaagtcacatggctaaGGTCACAGTCAAGAGACAAGGAAGTGTACCCTGCCACCATGAGGCCACGGCAGGAGTATTGCTGTACCACACTGTCAGAGGGGAGTCAGGAACTGGGGCTGGTCACTGAATCTACCACACTCCCCAAGTAATCAGTCATGCTATCTGTGAGTCCACCTTTGGTGACTTGGGCACTCAAATCCTGGGTCTGTCATTCAATGGAAGTGTGTTCTTAAATCAGTCACTTCAGCTCTATATCCATCAAGTGCTTAACCTGTAAAATAGGCAACATAATTCCCACTTCAAAGGTCATTCAGCTGATGAAATAGAAGCATGGGCGTTTGTGAAACCACCCTGTAAACTGCTGATGTGGAGGGTATCTGTGTGCGTGTGTTGGGgcgggcggtgggggtgggggtgggggctcattttaacttaatgcAAGAATTTCAGGAAGTCTTCTCTGACTCCTTCCAAGCTGGGACAGATGCCTTCTCTTAGTCCAGCAGTCCTCTGAGTTTCCAGCTTCAGGGGGATTTTCTGGACCGTCTTCACCACCAGACTGAGCACTCCTTTGGGGCAGGACATCTGTGTGTCTTGCCGAGCTTCCTTTCCCCCAGTCCTAGCatcagcacatagtaggtactgaGAACTTCTTCACTGAGGGAATCAGCTAGTGAACAATGAGGGAATGCAGGAGCGAGTGGCTAAGTGAAGAAAtcggagagggaaagggagggaagctATGAGGGAGGAAATGAGTGGACTCGGAAGGAAGAGCAGGAGCAACAAAGTCCTCTCTTTGGTTTCAGGAGCTGGAGACCCAGAGCCAGACCTCCGGATCATCCAACCCCAGGAGCTGGTGTTGGCAACCACTGGAGACACTGTCTTCCTGAACTGTACGGTGCTTGGAGATGGTCCCTCGGGACCCATCAGGTGGTTTCGGGGCACTGGTCTGAGCCGGGAGGCCATTTACAACTTTAGAGGCATTTCCTCCCCCAATGTGACAGCGGTCCAGGCCTCCAACAGCGATTTCAGCATTCTTCTGCACGACATCTCCACTGAGTCTGCAGGCACTTATTATTGTGTAAAATTTCAGAGGCAACCCAGCAGGCAATACCAATCTGGACAGGGCACCAGGCTCAGAGTGAAAGGTGAGACAGGTGGTCCAGGAGGtactgggggagagggggaggtggtccACAAGGAACTTTTTACCATGTCCCAAACAAGCCAGCTCTTCTTAGCCTCAATCCCTTTACATAGGCTGTTTCCCCCTGCCTGGACTCCCTTCTTCTTTTCTGTGaagaactcctactcatccttcaaggcccagcACAAATAGCCCCTCTTCTGTGAAACCTTCtccttctcacaggcagagttaATTTCTCCCCATTCAGGGCTCCACAGAACTTTGTACATACTGTTAATGATTCAACAAACATCTCTTACATGCCTGTTGACTGCTCTACACTGTACTAGATGCTGCAGATACTGCCATGATGCAGACATTGTCCCTACCCCAGAGATGCTCAATCAGATCTAACTAGTCCTTCATAGTCACAGGGTTTGACTTCTAGTCCCCATCCCAGGTAGAAACTAGTATATTCATCTCAGTGACCTCAGTTCCTAACACAAGGGCTCATGAAGTGGAGGGatagaaagaaaaggggaaagtgaGGCTGCTTCTCTCCCTTGCAGCAAAGCGCACCTCTCCCGAAGAgtcagaattcaccagtgaacgtGTAGTCAAGATGTCTCCATCAGGTGAGTGTATCTACCTCCAACTAACTGGAGTTAACCAGTCCTACACATGTAGGGGGTACCAAAGATGGCTTGGCCATGGGAAGAAAGCAGTCCCAGACTTCCAGAGCCTATCTGCCACCAAGAAAGTTCCCAGGACTCCATCTCAGCTGCAGAACCAGAACCCAGAGAACCATGTTAAAGCTCAGTGGAAGGAAGGACTTTCTAACAGTGCTAACTGTTCAGTGGGCAGTCTTGCTTGCAAGGTAGTGAGCTCCCCATGATTCAGTGCAAGGATACACCGCGAAGCTGTGCATAACTGTGCTGAAGAATGTGGCTTTGTAGCCAGCCTCCCTGGATCGAGCCCTTTGCCAGCTGTGAGATTGTGGACAGGTTGTCTCCCTACTTGACTCTCTGGTGTCCTATGCTGTGCACTCGAGGGCATTCAATAACTGAGGGGAACTTGGAATAGAGGTGACCTGGTTAGCCTCCCTGATGCTCAGCCCTGTTCCTGCCACTCTTGGGAGCCAGAGCACCTGGTCCCATCACTGCTCTGATACACATGGCCCTGAGCAAATCACTTCCCTACTCGGGGTCTCTCTCCTCATCTATACAAGTTGCTGTCCTACCTTGCATGATGAGTTTGAGGCTCATAGAAGGCAGTTAGGAAGTGCTTAGCTCAGGACCTGGGACAGAGGAGCTGAGCAGCCAATAATGAAAGCAGTTTTCTAATTATTATCAGAGCTCAGGGATGCAGTCAAGGTGATTAAAGGTATAGGTAGGATATTGGGCAAAGCCTCTTCGAGCCTGGGACAGGGAAAGGGGTGGTCTTTGATCTCTTTCAGTGTAGAAACGGTGTGGCCCCAGAGTTTATACAGAAGCTGAGTCCAACTTCACCATGGGGGCTCTGAGCTCTGGGCTGTCAGGGACTCAACTGGGGTCCTTCCTCAGCCTTCCCCTGTGTCCCCCAGGCCTCCTGTCCATGCTCACACTTGTGGTCTTGGGGCTAAAGGCAGTGACCTTGGCTGTACTTCTGCTGGTCCTGGTTGCCCGCCGGAGGAGCCCTTGACAAGAAGACGTCAAAACTTCAGGCCCAGCAGAGCTGTGCTCATCTTAGCATGGGGTGTTGGATGAGGGGTCAGCCCCAGAGTGGATCCTCTGAGTCAGAGAGGGCTCAGGGCTCCCCAGCCACTTCTCTGTCTCCAGTTCCAACCTCTAGATGCCCCCAGACCACATGACGAACTCCGGGATCACTACACCTGATTTCAGTTCACTTGGTGTAATTCCCCATCGGGTGCTGGGCTCCCCTCTGATgtgccttcctctctcttctcagcCTGTTCAAGCCCTCTTTGTCCTTCAAGGCCTTGCCCAGGTCTCTCTCAAGGCCCCTGTCCCTGCTGCAGCCCCTTCTGGAGTGCCCATCCCCTTGCTCTCTGCTCCATATTTTCTCATTCTTCAAGATCCAACTTGGAGTCCTTCCCAAAAGGTTTCCCTGAGCGTCTCTGAGCTTGCCCAGCCAGACCACCTGTGCCCCTCCATCTACAtccttctctcctcttttcctgccttcttttcttccctgctGTGGCTGGCCTGGGTGGCTGTAATAGTTAGAATACAGAGTTGACAACTTTAACAAAACTGTTAAGTAACAGTGGCTCAAACAGTGACTCGAGAAAGTTGGTTTTGGTAGTGATTTTCAAGCATAAGAAGGCCAGGCAATTAGGGGGAACCCTGGTATTGAGACCCAGGATTCTTTGATCTTGTTGCTACCAGGTCCACATCCCAGGCAGAAAGACCAGGGAAGGAGGCAGTGCAGGAGAGCATGACATTTTCTTCCAAGGGCAAAGTTAGAAATTTGCCTGCATTGTATGTAATTGGCTGGAATGttgtcacatggccacacctagCTGCaagaaggctgggaaatgtagtctttattcTGGCAAGAGTGTGCCCAGCTGAAATCCGTCACTGGAGAACCAGAGAGTTAATATCAGTAGATAACCAGTGATGTCCACCTCCGTGGCATAGAGGCAGCTTCTTCCTTGTTCCATGGGACACCTGAGTTCAGTTCCGAGCAGAAATGGCACCTCTTTGTACCACCTCCTCCACTAGGGCAGCATGATGAAGGGGAGTAGTTCTCAAGAAAAGTATATCTTTCTCCCCAGGGGACATATGACAATGgctagagacatttttggttgtcacaacttgggggGGCACTGTTGCCATCTAGTGGGTGGAGGTCCAAAATGCTGCTGAATATCCTATAATGCACAGGGCAGACCCCACAACCAAAAAGTTACCTGGCCCAAAGTATCAGTAGTACTGAGGTTGAGAAGCTctggtgtaggtgaagcaggcatgCCCTGAAGTCAGACACATCTGATTTCTAATCCTGAAGCTCCTACTCCCTCCCTGTGTGCCATTAGTAACAAATCAGTCATTGCACCTCTTAGAACATAAAGTGGACTCTGCATTGTATAAGAAGTGATTCAATTCAGCATTGACTGAGGGCTTCCTAGGTGCCGTGTGCTCTGTGTATGGTCAGTGCACGAgaactcccttttctctttccacgCAAACACTTAGCACCTACCATGTGGGGGAGTGGAGCAGTCTGGATGTTTTTTGTtataacaaacagaaaaacagcttGAACAAAACTAAGCCTAAGGGGCCATTAATTTAGTCTCATGTTTTATGCCAGTTTCAGTGTATCTTGATGACCAGTGTTGTGGGTGGACCAGCCCTTGTTGTTCTTATTATGATTGCAAGATGCCCTTCGGTGATAGCCATCACGGGACTctgaaaaaatagtttattactTATAAGACCTGTAAATTACACAGcactcctggaggaggtgaggcgGGGGCATGTCACACAGCGAGGTGGCCAAGGTAGGTCAAAGTTAGGGAGAGAGAGGaacggagggagggggagagagggaagagaaagcatGCCTGAGGTTCTGTTTTATTGGGTTTGGTGGGCTCACtattggtgaatttaaaacataaaagcaaaaatttaaagtataggaagagaggggaagggtgtagctcagtggtagagtgcatgcttatcatgcacagggtcctgggttcaatccccagtaccttcatttaaaaaaaaaaaaaaagcctgattacctcccctccaaaagagaaaatacaagtaagcaaataataaacaaaattttaaaaaacatgactgtgaattacatctcaataaagctgtttagataaataaaaataaagtgcggaaagagaaaaaaaacaagtaGCTCAAATGATGGGTTATTGAAATCAACCAAGATCGCTAAAACAAAGGAGCCTCAGTTTGGAGAGGAGCCTGACTCTTTATCTAACGTGAGGCTGGCAATGTGTTTATTGGAAATAAACACATGGAAGGGGATGCCTCTTTGAAATGGACGCTTCCGCAATCAAAGCTTAAATCAGACAGTCgcattataaaaaaggaaaaagaaacaactgTCAGGGTTTACACTGCACTGAGAATTGAATAAATCATTGGATTACCAGACATCAAAAGAAAAGGGTAGATATAATAAATTGAATAATGTGACCCCACAAAAGATATCCAAGTCCTAACCCCTGGAACCTGTGAGTGTTTCCTTATACGGCAAAAagaactttgcagatgtgattaaggatcttAAAGCGGGGAGGTTGTCCTGAATTATCCAGGTGGATCCTAAATGCAAACACAAGTGTCCTGATTTGActaagaagagaaggagaaggcaaTGTGACCACAAAGGCGGAGATGGGAGTGATGTGGCCCCAAGCTAAAGAATGCTGGCAGCAAGAATCAGGAAGAAGCAAGGAACAGATTCTCTCAGTGCTTCCCGAGGGAGGATGGCCCCCGAGCACCTAGATTTCAGCCCAGTGATACTGATTGCAGGCTTCTAGCCTCCAAAGCTACGAGAGAATAAACTTCTGCTGTTTTATGTAGTATTTGTAGTAATGTGTTTTAGGAGCCAGAGGAAACTAACAGCATGGAACTGGGCCTCTGAACAAACTGGAGATGATTCCCTTTGCTCCTGAAAACCTCCTCACCCGACAGGGTCTTGCATGATCTGATCCCTGCAAACCACACCCCCCACCTCTTCTCCCCCCACCATCCCTGAAACTGACTCCACTCTGGCCCCACCTGGGCCTTGGCCACACACGTCGCCTAATTCACCCAAGTCTCTGCTTAACTGTTTCCTTCAAGAGGCCTCCTGGACAGCTCCGTCCACCGTGACATCTTCCTCCTTCTCATTTCCCATTTGCAGTTGACATTTTCTTCCCAGCACTTGCTGCTCCAAGTGAATGCCATCCCATGTGTCTGTTTCCTTGATGGCTATTCGCTGTCCCCACTGGAATCTGAGCTCACCCAGGCAGGAACCTAACTTTTCACTATTTTAGCCCTTttcattcagtcataaaaagtagCGGAAGGCTAACAATGTTCCAGGCAGATGGTGGAAGGTGGGACTGGGGAAAGGCTAGGATGGGAACCAGGCTGGGGAAGAAACTTGGGGAGGAAGTGAGCTTTGGAGGGTAGGGGTGCGGGAGTGGGGTTAGGGGTGAAAGAGGCAGGGCTGAGTGGGTCAGGAGCTGCTGCTGATGGTGCATCTTCAAGATAGGAGTGAGCCTGGAGGCTGCAGTGGTGGTGGGACTTGGGGATGGGGGCAAGTGGGCAGGCAaatggagggaggggctggaggtagGAAAGGGG from Vicugna pacos chromosome 19, VicPac4, whole genome shotgun sequence encodes the following:
- the SIRPB2 gene encoding signal-regulatory protein beta-2, with protein sequence MAASLEDHRWRPVALVMPTPPCLAHSPPCSRLLALLLVLSGPSEQSNGDEWQVLQPEGPMLVAEGETLLLRCAVVGSCTDDMIKWIKVSNQDQQEIYNFKHDLFPGVTPMTQKTLEPLNCDYSIYIHKVTSEHAGTYHCVRFDSLSEHSERKLGEGTSVLVKGAGDPEPDLRIIQPQELVLATTGDTVFLNCTVLGDGPSGPIRWFRGTGLSREAIYNFRGISSPNVTAVQASNSDFSILLHDISTESAGTYYCVKFQRQPSRQYQSGQGTRLRVKAKRTSPEESEFTSERVVKMSPSGLLSMLTLVVLGLKAVTLAVLLLVLVARRRSP